The DNA window gtttaaattgtatttaattACCTGTACTCAGCTCCCCAACCCTTGACAAAACTCATGCGAATAGTGCACATCCTGGTGAGTTGGTAGACGGCCTCAAAGCCCTGGTTGACTGACTGGGCGAGCAGTGCAGCAAATTCCTGGTTGTTGAAGATCTTCAGGTTACAGCctgcaaggaaaaaaaaagttcagcttAAAAGCAGTGAGGACAAAAAAGGTCAGTGTCAGCGGGGCATCAGAACTCAGTTAATGCTCTGGTCATGTTGCCTCTGATGTCTTAATGTGTTTGCGTGTATCTTCTTATGCTAACCTGGAGGTATTTTGCAGACAGTGGCAGGATGCCAGCCGTAGCGCTGGTTACAGTTGGGACTCTGAACAAAGATGGCACTGTCACTGAGACACTCTGCAAACACCTCTCCCCCAATGTAGTACAACCTCACGCCCCGTCCTGGAAAGGGAAGAGAGACGACTGTTGCTCAGCACACAGCTACCTGCTGATTATATGTCAAGTGCAAATATAAAAGGCAAATTAGCTCAAAGCGTGCGTAGTCCCTGTGAGATAAAATGAGTACCTATGTGTCTGCGCGTGAGCTCTACTGCTGAGTTGCGGTTGACGTTGGACAGCAAGCCCAGACAGAAGCGTTCAGAGTTGGATGGGTCTGTGAATCCATCCACTGTGAGGGAGGGCTGGGACGCATGGAAGGTCTCTCCTACACGTTGGTTCAGCTCATAGTAGGAGATGGAGCACCAGAAGGCAGACTCGCAGTATGTCACAGGTTGTAAGTCTGTGTGAGCAGAGGATGGGGGTTAGATGGAGAGACATAAGCTGAGAAATTCCAGTTCAGTCCATGAGAAAAAATTAAAGAACTCATGAGAACAGGTACTGCTTTGTGGCCAAACAACCATTTGACTGAGAAGGTGCAAACAGCTGATAATGTTTCCCTTTGATTTCTCTACAAAAGCTCTTTTCCCACGACCCTCATGGTCCCGGCCAGGAATGGCAAAGACATGacgtgtgtatttatttttttaaacttgacCTCCTGGTGGCTTTCCACATAGATAGAATAACCTGGCAACcggatattattattattgcattaCCTTGAAATGTCTGTTTCTGGCCTACACACAGATGAGGACAAAGACTCCATTCATACCACACTTACTCTGTTACTGCCCTGAGGCTAAGCCTCCCAGACGTAGCCCAATGCTCCTGCATATTgctcatctgtctctctctcacacacatgctcacccCCACAAAGAAATTCTAATCTGACTTCATATGAACAGCACCAATAAGATCAATAAGATACCAGCAATTTTTGGTTTACTGACTTGTTCGTGTCCACAAGTAAAATCAGGGGAAGGTGGTATTCAGATAACATGTCTAATACGGTTCTGCTGCAGATTAAAGCTATCCTCCTAGTAAGGATGAATCCTTTGCAAAACACGACAGGACAAGACATGTGCTCTGTAGTACAATCACTGGGTCATCGGGTCCAGTCACATGGGGATGGGTCCTTTGTTGCAGGGTGATTCAGAGTAAAAGGTCTACAGTACTGATTCTACATGTTTGCTCTTACTGTCACATCTacaacacagtaacacacatggTATACACTATGTGCCTTAGCCAGCCGAGCCATCAGAGCACCCTCAACATTAATTCTAATTTATACCATGGCCACTGAGGTCTCTCAATTCTGACTGCctaattttcattcatttccagTAGCAGGACAGTATACCCACACactttttactgactttttACATGAATGCACAAAGTTTCATTGTAGGTAATGACAGTTACAGTTCGGGCTTCAGTGGTTTAGCTAAAAGGCTTGGTGTTTGTGTTCCTTGgtttgtgcaaccaaaacaaaaTTAGATTAGATAAACAGCTTCAAAGAAAGTGTGCAAATTTAATGTGAAACCAGTTTCATACTTAAACTAGAAGTACCACCTCATGGTTGTACGCCTCTACAAAACAGTCAGGCTTATATCCTTATCTGTCCAggctcatatgtagccatggcAGCTGACAAAGCTTCAAATGTGGCTTAAGTGGAgaccaagtggacgtttgtgccaaattcaaagaaattccctccaggCCCTCTTCAGATCTCTCACAAGAATAAGATGGAcaccaggtcacagtgaccttgcccTTTGACTGCCAAAATCTAAGCaattcatcattgagtccaagttaatgtttgtgccaaatttaaacagattccctcaaggcattcttgagatatcacattcacaagaataagacggACACGAGGttacagtgatcttgacctttgactgccaAAATCTAagcagttcatcattgagtccaagtggatgtttgtgccaaatctgaggaaattccctcaaggcgttctcaaatatcacattcacgagatTGGGATGTACTGACCCAAacctaaaaacataatgcctctggcacTGATGTAAAAATCTGATGCTAAATGATGATGATATAAGCAAGTATATGTAAAACAACATAACATAGAAAATGGATGACTTATACTTGTACTTTGATAATATATGACAGTTTGTTGGGAAAACGCCATGGTACTGCATGAGCAGTATCATACTTCACATAATGTCATTGCTACCAACCGCAAAAGTACACATAATGAATGATATGCTCTATAATTAAAGCTGACCTCTTTGGTTTTGCTTACCAAGATTACTGTTTGCGGGTGACACAGGATTGGGCGACAGGCTGGGTGAACCTGAAATAGGGAGGTAATGGAGGTTTGGTTCGTGATCCAGATAAGGCATAATTAGAACAGTATGAGCTTGAGTTGTGTGCACTTTCATGTGACTCACCTGTGTCCATGCTGTGGTTGAGCTGGTGATCATTTGTCTCACCATCCTCACTCAGATACCCTGGTGGGGGAGTTTCTAtaaagtacaaacacacacacaaagattaaGAACACACTCCTGATCTCTGCATATTAAAGCTTTGACATACTTTCCACTGCTAAAACAAGTTTTTGTGACGCAATGTATCTTGAACATTAGAGGTAAAAATTTCAGCGCAACCAGCATTTACCAAGAAAAGCTTTCTGCTCACAGTCAAGTTCCCTTTTCTTGTAAATGTGCCTACCATAACCAGACAATGCTCTCCAAATCATGTCATAAGTATTTATAAACTTTTAAGTTCTGTGTTTAGAGATAATGACACTATTTTTCTTACCAGGAATATAGTTACTCTGCGGCTCAATGCCTGCAGGAAAGTTGGTGTTCTCAGGGATGGACGGGCTGTAGTCATCCAATGGTGGAAACTCTGCGGGTATATCTGTATGTCGTGGTACTAGGACAGGAGGCAAAACTGGAGACACACAGATACTTTGATAAAGGACCAGTTCAGTTCTGTATGGCAGAacctttattttaaatacagtaatttGGACCATGTAGCAATTAACTCAACTTACTTGGCGTCTCCACCCTCTGGTAGTGGTAGGGGTTGACGCAGACTTCGTCCTTCTTGGTGTGGAAGGCAAATTCACAGTGGTCGACAGCCCTCAGCTCATGGTGGGACTGCAGGTCTGGCCAGCGCCACAGGCGACAGTAGATCACATGAGGGAGACCTTTTCTGTGGGAGACCTGGAGACGCCCATCTAAAGATCTGAAAGACACCAGCAAAAAGACTGTAATTGTGCAGGCAGATTATATTTAATCAATGTGTTGCTTTGCTCTATGCTCTGACTATTACTGAAGTTATGGTTCTGAAATATAAGATACAACCTTTAACATATTTCCTAGTTCTGAATAGAACAGCATTAACTGAGGGCAGAACACCAAAGCCTTTGATTGAGCAGTTTTTTTCCCAAACTGCTTATGCATCGTGCTTTTTCATTCAATGCAGTAAAATACTTTAAGCATGAAAGAAGTATTTTATGCCAACCATTTCCTCAGTCTGTTAGGGATGGGATTCAAGAACCCCTTCCAAATTGTCTGACCCAATGGAACAATATGCCTACAAGCCTATTGATTCCTTTTATCAATGCCACCATGTTTTTCTGATAGTTAcacattgcaaaacaatgacatcaaaCATATACGTCAACCATGCAAGGAACTTGCACCAAGAGGGAAGGAACAGTCCAAAGCGTGGCTTACTTTCAGGAAGAAAGATGACATCAGTGCAGCTTGTAATGTCcgtaaaatgatcatttcagcTAAGGGT is part of the Epinephelus lanceolatus isolate andai-2023 chromosome 5, ASM4190304v1, whole genome shotgun sequence genome and encodes:
- the smad3b gene encoding mothers against decapentaplegic homolog 3b, whose translation is MSILPFTPPIVKRLLGWKKGEQNGQEEKWCEKAVKSLVKKLKKTGQLDELEKAITTQNVNTKCITIPRSLDGRLQVSHRKGLPHVIYCRLWRWPDLQSHHELRAVDHCEFAFHTKKDEVCVNPYHYQRVETPILPPVLVPRHTDIPAEFPPLDDYSPSIPENTNFPAGIEPQSNYIPETPPPGYLSEDGETNDHQLNHSMDTGSPSLSPNPVSPANSNLDLQPVTYCESAFWCSISYYELNQRVGETFHASQPSLTVDGFTDPSNSERFCLGLLSNVNRNSAVELTRRHIGRGVRLYYIGGEVFAECLSDSAIFVQSPNCNQRYGWHPATVCKIPPGCNLKIFNNQEFAALLAQSVNQGFEAVYQLTRMCTIRMSFVKGWGAEYRRQTVTSTPCWIELHLNGPLQWLDKVLTQMGSPSIHCSSVS